Below is a window of Pseudoalteromonas undina DNA.
TGAATAAAAACGTGCGTTGCGATTCCATAACAGCTCTTATTTCTCGTGTTGGTGGTTAATACGGGTTAATTTTTCAGGAACGGGGTCGTCTCCGCCTGAATGTAAAGGATGGCATTTTAATATGCGTTTAACAGCTAACCAACACCCTTTTACCGATCCATGCAAATTAATTGCTTGAATAGCGTAACTAGAGCACGTTGGATTAAAACGACAATGCGGACCTAATAGCGGGCTAATCCACTTTTGATAACCGCGGATAAATAAAACTAAACAACGTGTTGGTAAAGCAGCAAGTGGTTTAAGTAACCTCATGTTGTACATGCCCCTACGTTATGTTTAGTGAATAGATACCATGTATTTAAAGACTCACTATGAGATTTTAAACGCATGATTAAAAGGTGAGCTAAAGATACCTTAATTAACCCTGTAATTCTATTGCTATTGGGTTTGTTTAGTCGATTTAGCTGATTTGTTTGGGCGTTTTTTAAATGGTGGCGGTTTAGGGGCACCAGGTTTGCAGCGTTCATTAATCTTACGCCACAGCTTTGTAAGTTGTTTGGTTAATTCTTCATTAGACTGTTCATCAATGCCACTTTTAACCATCAACACAATATCAATATTATCGAGCGTGTGTTGGTTTAAACGAAAACTTTCGCGAGCAAGACGTTTAATACGGTTTCGTTGACATGCCTTTTTTACACGTTTTTTAGCAACAGTAAGGCCTAACCTAGGTTTAGACTGGTCACTTGGTTTTGCTAATAAGGTAAAGAAAGGAGTTGCAGCCCGAGCGGGTTCGTTAAATATGCGAGAGTAATGCGAGGGAGTTAACAGACGTAACTCCCTGCCAAAGCTAAAGTCTTCCACTTATAAATTAAGCAGAAAGAACTTTGCGGCCTTTAGCACGGCGACGAGCTAATACTTTACGGCCATT
It encodes the following:
- the yidD gene encoding membrane protein insertion efficiency factor YidD encodes the protein MRLLKPLAALPTRCLVLFIRGYQKWISPLLGPHCRFNPTCSSYAIQAINLHGSVKGCWLAVKRILKCHPLHSGGDDPVPEKLTRINHQHEK
- the rnpA gene encoding ribonuclease P protein component translates to MEDFSFGRELRLLTPSHYSRIFNEPARAATPFFTLLAKPSDQSKPRLGLTVAKKRVKKACQRNRIKRLARESFRLNQHTLDNIDIVLMVKSGIDEQSNEELTKQLTKLWRKINERCKPGAPKPPPFKKRPNKSAKSTKQTQ